The genome window TTGTCATAATACCGGTTTTCCAGTATTTCCCCGCTCAGAATCCGCTTGAACTGCCCCTGCTTCAATCCACTAAGCACCTCCGCACCGGGGGCTTCCTCTTTCATTCTCACCATCCAGTCGTCCATAAACTCATCGCCAAGCTCAACGATATCGGCAGTCCGGAATTCCTGCCCGTCCGACAGACGGATATTTCTTGTCCGTAGGTCTACATAACTCGCATAAATATTTCCCGCGAAATAATAATCATTGAACGCCACACTGATAAAATCTTCACTGGCATAGGTCACCTTGTAGGTCACCTGACTTGCCAGCATGAGATTCTCCTCTTTCAGCAGAGATTCTTTCATCTCATTGCTCGGATTCAGATACAGCGTGTTCACTGTACTCATCGCACATTCCTTCAGCATCTCGTTGACCTTGTCCACATTTTTCCCGTCTTTCCATTCCAGCTGCGGATATTTCACATCAAATTCTGCCCGATAACTACTACTGTTTCCGGAACTGTACGTGTAGGTCTCTTCTTTGATCGTATAAGGCAGCTCATCAGCTGCATAGCAGGAAATCGACTCGATTCCCTCGCCCTCTTCCTCAGAATCGCCTTCCTCATTTCCAGAAAACTCTTCCTCTCCCTGATCCGTCTTAGGCTCAGCCTCTCCCCAAGCGTCGCCAAACGCACTCCTCGGGTCGAAATACTCTTCCTTATGGCTGTCAGCCTGCTTAATGATCGTATTTACCATCTTTCCGAACAAAAATCCCAAAAGGATCAGCAACGCCAGAATTCCTATAATGACTCCCGCGATCAATCCTTTGTGACTCTTCCCCTTTTGCTGCGGCCGAATATCAGCCGGAGAAGCCCTCCTTATCATAGGAACAAACCGAATCCCGTCCTGCTCCTGCTCCATACCCGCTTCCATAAATCCCATATGCCGGTACGCTTCCACGGCATTTGGCGAAGCGTTCACTGTAAGCTGGAAAAGAGACAGCCCCAGCACGCCATACTCATACATCGCCTGGACTAAAAGGCGCGCGGCTCCTTTCCTCTGCCACTTCTTTCTCACGAACAGCAGCAAAATGTGACCGTTCCTCCCTATCGCCGAAGCCCCTACAAGCTGATTTTCCTCCAGCACGCCGAATACGACCGTCTCCCCGCTTTGCACACGCGGCATGAACTGTTCCAGCTTAATGAACTGCTGAAATTGTTCTACTCCCTGTCTGCTGTAAAGGGGTGCCACCTCTTCTGCAAATACCTCCCACACTAAATGGAGCGCATCTAATATTTCTTCATTCTGTAATCGTCTAACAATCATACATTCTTACCTCTTCCGTCTATGCTTCCCCCTGCAAATCCTCTGATATGAACTACTCATTATCAAAAAGTCAATGGGATTGCGACAGCCTTATTTCAAAAGCTCTTCCCTTAAAAGTGTCAGCGCGCGCACCACTGCATAATCCCGGTTCTTTTCCCGGTTTCCTGTAAAATGATACTCCCGCACCGTCGTCTTCCCACGCACCGTACAGCCAATATACACAAGGCCCACCGGTTTTTCCGGCGTTCCGCCGCCCGGTCCTGCGATCCCGGTCACGGAAAGAGCCGCGTCCGCTTCCGCCGCCTTTGCCGCTCCTTCGGCCATCTCCTTTGCCGTCTGCGGACTGACTGCCCCGTAGGTCTCAAGCGTCTCATGCCGTACGCTAAGCAGCTTCTCCTTAGCCGCATTGGCGTAGGTGATATACCCCTCGTTATACACCTCCGAAGCGCCGGAGACATTTAACAGCCTCCCGGAAAGCTTTCCTCCCGTGCAGGACTCTGCCGTGGTCAGGGTCATTCCCCTCTTCTTAAGTTCCTCCACGATTGCTTCTTCCAGCGTCACCTTCTCATCTATCGTATAAATAGCAGCTCCAAACCGGCGATGCAGCTCATCGATCATCGGCTTCATCAAATCCTCCGCCGCCTCCTGGCTTCTGGCCTTGGCCGTCACCCGGAAATGCACCTCCCCGGTCTTCGCGTAAGGTGCCAGCGTCGGATTCGTCTGCGCGTCCATCAGATCCGCGACCTTCGTCTCCGCCTGACTCTCGCCAATACCGCAGATCTTGACCATATGAGAATAGATTCCTTCCGGCTGCAGGCGATTCAGATACGGTGCGATCGCCCCTTCAAACATCGGCTTCATCTCATTCGGAGGCCCCGGAATCAAAATCGCGGTCCTGCCCTTCTCTCTATCCTCAATAATAATCCCCGGAGCGGTACCGTTATCATTGTCGATCACGATCGCCCCTTCGGGAATCATCGCCTGTTTCCAGTTGTTCTCCGTGACCTTCTGACTACCGAGCTTATCAAAAAATTCCTGTATCCGCCCGCGCGAATGCTCATCTAAGTAAAGCTCGCGGCCAAAGACCTTCGCGGTCACTTCCTTTGTCAGATCGTCCTTGGTAGGTCCAAGTCCTCCTGTCAGTATTACGATATCCGAACGCGTAAGCGCCTGCCGAATCGCCTCTTCCATGCGCGCTTCATTGTCCCCTACCACCGTCTGATGGTATAAAGAACAACCTAGCAGAGCACATTTCTCTGCTAGGTATGCTGCGTTCGTATTCACAATATTACCAAGTAAAATTTCAGTACCAACGGAAATAAGTTCTACTACCATTTTACATGCCTCCTTGTGTCAACACCTGTTTATTCTTCATAACATAATCAAACAAAGATATCAAAGTCAAAATCAGCGCCACCCATGTAAGCACCATCTCGATTGTTGCCGCAACTGATCCGTCAATATTCATAATCAAAAGTATGATCAGCGCCATGTGGGAGACCGTCTTGAATTTGCCCCAATAGCTTGCCGCAATCACGATTCCGTTATCGGACGCCACCAGACGGAATCCGCTAATAATAAATTCACGCGCAATGATGATCAGTACCACGATCACATTCAGCCGTCCCATCGTCGTAAGACATATAAACGCCGTACACACCAGGAGTTTATCCGCAAGCGGATCCATGAACTTTCCGAAATTCGTCACCAGATTGTTCTTTCTTGCAATCTTTCCGTCCAGCATATCCGTAAGACTTGCAATACAGAAAATCACAAGTGCGATCCATTTATCTGCCGCCCCGGTAATATCAAACAGCAGAAACGCCACAAAAAACGGAATCAAAAGCACTCTTAAAATCGTAAGTTTGTTTGGTAAATTCATAACAATCCTCCTATTAAATCATATTCCAATGCCCCGGTCACCTTCACTTTCGCAAAATCCCCCGACATTAGTTCCTCATCTGTGTTGACAAAAATCAGTCCGTCCACATTCGGCGCATCCCGATAAGTCCTTCCCACATAGGCGTTCTCATCGGCCACTTTGCCTTCTATCATTACCAGAAGTTCTTCCCCGATCCTGTCCTGCGCCGCGTCAAACGCAATATCCTGCTGCAGTTCCATAAGCTCCGCCTGACGTTCCTCCTTGACCTCCTCCGGAATCTGATCCGGCATAGCTGCCGCCGGCGTATCCTCCTCACGTGAATAGGTAAAGACTCCCAGACGGTCAAATTCCATCGTGTCCACGAACTCCATCAGTTCTTCATGCTGTTCCTTCGTCTCTCCCGGAAATCCAGTGATCAGAGTCGTCCGAAGCGCAATATCCGGAATCTCCTCCCGCAGACGTCCTATAATGGAAATCAACTGCTCCTTTGAAGTTCTTCTTCCCATTCTCTTAAGGATCGCGTCGCTTGCGTGCTGAATCGGAAGGTCCAGATAATGACAGATCTTCGGCTCCTCCTTCATCACCTGAATGAGTTCTTCCGTGATCTCCTCCGGATAACAGTACAGGATCCGAATCCAGGCAAGGCCGCTAATCTGGCAAAGCTCCCGCAAAAGCTGTGGCAGCCTCTTCTCTCCATACAGATCCACGCCGTATACCGTAGTCTCCTGCGCCACCAGGATCAGTTCTTTGACCCCGCTTCTTGCAAGTTCCTCGGCCTCTCTTATCAACTTCTCCATCGGCACGCTGCGATAATCCCCCCGTACCTTGGGGATCACACAGTATGTACAGTGCTTGTCGCACCCTTCTGCAATCTTAAGATAGGCGAAATGCCCTCCCGTGGTCACCAGACGTCCGTCAATCTTCTCCGGCAGATAATCCACATCCCGAAGCGTAATTCTCGCATCTGCGCGCTCCTTCGGGCTGTCCCCCGTCACCTTATCGATCACATCTGCGATCTCTTCGTAAGATGTGGTGCCCAAAATCGCGTCCACCTCCGGAATCTCTTCCAATATCTCCTCCTGATACCGCTGTGCCAGACAACCAGTCACGATCAACGCCTTAAGCCGTCCATTCTCCTTGAGCGCCCCCATCTCCAGAATATTCTGAATGCTCTCTTCCTTGGCGTCATGGATAAAACAACAGGTGTTCACCACCGCCACATCCGCCAAAGACTCGTCATCCACCATCTGATGCCCGCGCTCTGCCAGAATCCCCAGCATCACCTCGGTATCCACCAGGTTCTTATCACACCCCAGCGAAATAAACAATATATTCATACATATTCTCCATATACTCGCAAGGCAGATACAGTCCCCTGCACCTGCCTCCCTTTTTACTCTTCCGCGTCTTCCGCGATAATCTTGATCTTTGCGTTATTCAATTCATCGATTGCGACAGAAAGCGGCTTCTCGCCGTCCTTTACTGCAACTAACGGCAGTTCGCCATCGATCAACTGT of Roseburia hominis contains these proteins:
- a CDS encoding GNAT family N-acetyltransferase — protein: MIVRRLQNEEILDALHLVWEVFAEEVAPLYSRQGVEQFQQFIKLEQFMPRVQSGETVVFGVLEENQLVGASAIGRNGHILLLFVRKKWQRKGAARLLVQAMYEYGVLGLSLFQLTVNASPNAVEAYRHMGFMEAGMEQEQDGIRFVPMIRRASPADIRPQQKGKSHKGLIAGVIIGILALLILLGFLFGKMVNTIIKQADSHKEEYFDPRSAFGDAWGEAEPKTDQGEEEFSGNEEGDSEEEGEGIESISCYAADELPYTIKEETYTYSSGNSSSYRAEFDVKYPQLEWKDGKNVDKVNEMLKECAMSTVNTLYLNPSNEMKESLLKEENLMLASQVTYKVTYASEDFISVAFNDYYFAGNIYASYVDLRTRNIRLSDGQEFRTADIVELGDEFMDDWMVRMKEEAPGAEVLSGLKQGQFKRILSGEILENRYYDNFFVDAEGLEIGLTYHYRSEGENPTIARGWITAPYTQEEVRAYKTDSEFWNLVQSND
- a CDS encoding competence/damage-inducible protein A, whose amino-acid sequence is MVVELISVGTEILLGNIVNTNAAYLAEKCALLGCSLYHQTVVGDNEARMEEAIRQALTRSDIVILTGGLGPTKDDLTKEVTAKVFGRELYLDEHSRGRIQEFFDKLGSQKVTENNWKQAMIPEGAIVIDNDNGTAPGIIIEDREKGRTAILIPGPPNEMKPMFEGAIAPYLNRLQPEGIYSHMVKICGIGESQAETKVADLMDAQTNPTLAPYAKTGEVHFRVTAKARSQEAAEDLMKPMIDELHRRFGAAIYTIDEKVTLEEAIVEELKKRGMTLTTAESCTGGKLSGRLLNVSGASEVYNEGYITYANAAKEKLLSVRHETLETYGAVSPQTAKEMAEGAAKAAEADAALSVTGIAGPGGGTPEKPVGLVYIGCTVRGKTTVREYHFTGNREKNRDYAVVRALTLLREELLK
- the pgsA gene encoding CDP-diacylglycerol--glycerol-3-phosphate 3-phosphatidyltransferase → MNLPNKLTILRVLLIPFFVAFLLFDITGAADKWIALVIFCIASLTDMLDGKIARKNNLVTNFGKFMDPLADKLLVCTAFICLTTMGRLNVIVVLIIIAREFIISGFRLVASDNGIVIAASYWGKFKTVSHMALIILLIMNIDGSVAATIEMVLTWVALILTLISLFDYVMKNKQVLTQGGM
- the rimO gene encoding 30S ribosomal protein S12 methylthiotransferase RimO is translated as MNILFISLGCDKNLVDTEVMLGILAERGHQMVDDESLADVAVVNTCCFIHDAKEESIQNILEMGALKENGRLKALIVTGCLAQRYQEEILEEIPEVDAILGTTSYEEIADVIDKVTGDSPKERADARITLRDVDYLPEKIDGRLVTTGGHFAYLKIAEGCDKHCTYCVIPKVRGDYRSVPMEKLIREAEELARSGVKELILVAQETTVYGVDLYGEKRLPQLLRELCQISGLAWIRILYCYPEEITEELIQVMKEEPKICHYLDLPIQHASDAILKRMGRRTSKEQLISIIGRLREEIPDIALRTTLITGFPGETKEQHEELMEFVDTMEFDRLGVFTYSREEDTPAAAMPDQIPEEVKEERQAELMELQQDIAFDAAQDRIGEELLVMIEGKVADENAYVGRTYRDAPNVDGLIFVNTDEELMSGDFAKVKVTGALEYDLIGGLL
- the rpoZ gene encoding DNA-directed RNA polymerase subunit omega; the encoded protein is MLHPSYSDLMKVVNQDVEEGATKIVNSRYSIVLATAKRARQLIDGELPLVAVKDGEKPLSVAIDELNNAKIKIIAEDAEE